Proteins encoded within one genomic window of Bacillus sp. 1NLA3E:
- a CDS encoding cytochrome c3 family protein produces the protein MNILAFWRKQTEPKESRHEEKKMGLIRRLWRKFRNIDWKNPVNRWKLLFVSLFSFIALLGVMYGAIAATSTPSFCKVCHEMAPEHTTFEASAHNQITCVQCHVKPGAVNEIVHKVESLKEVYYHITGAPNPIAQTVAVLNENCQQCHSQNRLVTATGDLKVNHKGHIKEGIPCVTCHSGVVHAKVVERGLNTQENLDLWTPENAKKLMGEANMKPNMGTCIDCHDQVNQGKKPWKDISYSLPESEHNKKNEETSADKKTSNEAEAAVVTATDAEKASHEKTQDIILQAIGKQQTDVKLSMECKTCHLEVNIPKSHQNDIWNQNHGDKALNGLDKCIKCHQDSKWIKVMAKQDIQQLLRDSTDKEKYTQNITIVKTQSRQNQFCSACHANRPPGHVDSDQWLTAHASHAQTNEAKSNCYVCHDKEKPNELSTDVKAPTDVYCQFCHRTGFKSEKL, from the coding sequence GTGAACATCTTGGCCTTTTGGAGGAAACAGACAGAACCAAAAGAGAGCAGACACGAAGAGAAAAAGATGGGTCTGATCAGAAGACTTTGGCGGAAGTTCCGAAATATAGATTGGAAAAACCCGGTAAACCGCTGGAAGCTATTATTTGTTTCATTATTTAGCTTTATTGCTCTGCTTGGAGTTATGTACGGTGCAATCGCCGCGACTTCTACACCATCGTTTTGTAAAGTGTGTCACGAAATGGCACCGGAGCACACGACGTTCGAAGCAAGCGCTCACAATCAGATTACTTGCGTACAATGTCACGTTAAGCCAGGTGCTGTTAATGAAATAGTTCATAAAGTTGAATCGTTGAAAGAAGTATATTATCACATCACAGGCGCACCAAATCCAATCGCACAAACTGTTGCAGTATTAAACGAAAATTGCCAACAGTGTCACTCGCAAAACCGCCTAGTTACAGCAACAGGGGACTTAAAGGTAAACCACAAAGGACATATTAAGGAAGGCATTCCTTGTGTTACTTGTCATAGTGGAGTAGTTCACGCAAAAGTCGTTGAACGTGGACTTAACACCCAAGAGAATTTAGACTTATGGACTCCGGAAAACGCCAAGAAATTAATGGGCGAAGCCAATATGAAACCAAACATGGGAACATGTATTGACTGTCATGATCAAGTAAACCAAGGCAAAAAGCCATGGAAAGATATTTCTTACAGCTTGCCTGAAAGCGAACACAATAAGAAAAATGAAGAAACTAGTGCAGATAAAAAAACTAGTAATGAAGCCGAGGCGGCTGTAGTAACTGCAACGGATGCAGAAAAAGCTAGCCATGAAAAGACACAAGATATCATCTTACAAGCTATTGGAAAACAACAAACAGATGTAAAACTTTCTATGGAATGTAAGACATGTCATTTAGAAGTTAATATTCCTAAAAGTCACCAAAATGACATTTGGAATCAAAATCACGGAGACAAAGCTTTAAATGGTCTCGATAAATGTATTAAATGTCATCAAGATTCTAAATGGATTAAAGTGATGGCAAAACAAGATATTCAGCAGTTGCTAAGAGATAGCACTGATAAAGAAAAATACACTCAAAACATCACCATTGTAAAAACACAGTCACGCCAAAACCAATTCTGTAGCGCATGTCACGCCAACCGTCCTCCAGGACACGTAGATAGCGATCAATGGTTAACGGCTCATGCTTCACATGCACAAACAAACGAAGCTAAATCAAACTGCTATGTCTGTCACGATAAAGAAAAGCCAAACGAACTATCAACTGATGTCAAAGCACCAACTGATGTTTATTGTCAATTCTGTCACCGAACTGGATTTAAGAGTGAAAAGCTTTAA
- a CDS encoding cytochrome c3 family protein, which yields MAFWNKNKKKGPDEIPEEKKPGLFRRLWRKFRSIDWKNPVNRWKLLFISLFGLLIMVGFIGGAIAATNSPSFCKVCHEMAPEHVTFEASAHNQATCVDCHIAPGNVEMVLHKIGSLKEVYYHITGVPDPIVQTVAVLDENCEKCHSKNRLVTATGDLIVNHKGHIKEGIPCVVCHSGVAHAKVVERGINGSSTYDSWTTANADKLMSKKYMSPNMGSCIDCHDQVNQGKKPWKDYSYTVPKNPHEEKESASGDGKTAEAAEVSAAEAEKTSHKNTQDIILQAIGKQKADVKISMECFTCHQEINTPKNHDSGDWNQNHGGFAYQQLNKCINCHQDAKWIKRFEKEDINQILKTGHDAEKYTPNMVLVKDQSRQNSFCSTCHANRPAGHVDSDTWLTAHAPKAKTNEEKASCYVCHDKEKPLTTDTSTKAPTDVYCQFCHRTGFKSEKL from the coding sequence ATGGCTTTTTGGAACAAAAATAAGAAAAAAGGACCAGATGAGATTCCCGAAGAAAAGAAACCTGGTTTGTTCCGCAGGCTTTGGCGGAAATTCAGGAGTATTGATTGGAAAAATCCAGTCAATCGTTGGAAACTATTATTTATTTCTTTATTTGGATTACTCATAATGGTTGGATTTATTGGTGGTGCAATTGCCGCTACCAACAGCCCATCTTTTTGTAAAGTTTGTCATGAAATGGCACCAGAACATGTTACGTTTGAAGCCAGTGCTCATAATCAAGCTACATGTGTGGATTGCCACATCGCACCTGGAAATGTCGAAATGGTACTACATAAGATAGGATCATTAAAAGAGGTTTATTATCATATTACCGGTGTGCCTGATCCGATTGTTCAAACAGTTGCCGTTCTGGACGAAAACTGTGAGAAATGCCATTCCAAGAACCGTTTAGTGACCGCAACTGGTGACCTGATCGTCAATCATAAAGGTCATATTAAAGAGGGAATTCCTTGTGTTGTATGTCATAGCGGTGTCGCTCACGCTAAGGTCGTTGAGCGTGGTATTAATGGTTCCTCCACTTACGATTCCTGGACCACAGCGAACGCAGACAAATTGATGAGTAAAAAATATATGAGTCCGAACATGGGATCCTGTATTGACTGCCATGACCAGGTAAACCAGGGTAAAAAACCTTGGAAGGATTATTCCTACACTGTACCTAAAAATCCTCACGAGGAAAAAGAAAGTGCATCTGGAGATGGAAAAACAGCCGAAGCGGCCGAGGTAAGTGCTGCGGAAGCTGAAAAAACAAGTCATAAAAATACGCAAGACATCATCCTTCAAGCGATTGGTAAACAAAAAGCTGACGTAAAGATTTCAATGGAATGCTTCACCTGCCACCAAGAAATCAACACTCCTAAAAACCATGATAGTGGAGATTGGAATCAAAATCATGGCGGTTTCGCTTACCAACAACTCAATAAATGTATCAACTGTCACCAAGATGCAAAATGGATCAAGAGGTTTGAAAAAGAGGACATCAACCAAATTCTAAAAACTGGCCATGATGCAGAGAAATACACTCCAAACATGGTACTAGTTAAAGACCAATCACGTCAAAACAGTTTTTGCAGCACCTGTCACGCGAACCGTCCAGCCGGACACGTTGACAGTGACACTTGGTTAACAGCTCATGCACCAAAAGCAAAAACAAACGAAGAAAAAGCCAGCTGTTATGTCTGTCACGACAAAGAGAAGCCGTTAACAACTGACACTTCCACTAAAGCCCCGACAGATGTGTATTGTCAATTCTGTCATAGGACCGGGTTTAAGAGTGAAAAGCTTTAG
- a CDS encoding cytochrome c3 family protein — protein MRKLKASFSLIIMILLVGMFSAVAFAAEGPGDLTVKQNADNTLTLNWSPIAAPSNNAYSSITYDLTITEYGGAVVDTQTALAAATHTTAVLDAGKKYTLTLTENATDSKSVAVTGTTEIDYSMADYNSTLATGDDEDNNFSNANHTGANANLNTGAISEYNGVNKALTGHQVHGSYKNNTNSCASCHQTHTGNDTMLLFKNGTYSTCSSCHDGTLGIYNVFEASNAGTFGGSHDGNMSVHLSDGAVAIKAAPGGNSAAATGAWTGEFTCASCHSPHGSDNVRLLSNNPGGVVTSNVADIVDAIPGTIDAASPAYLWVKEAVVDASKYPGLVVGQKVVQLYKKVGTDPTYSYDPYYSWATKDPVIFGNWFTNNTGSLIRGGADLAYYSSSTNVFAYVGSEGSAAKVYDTKLTGGGIGEFTYGLSVSARLVSQIAPNGVNYTTVDNRAAIDKDYVNYVIGNGTKMSTWCTSCHSDYLSTTHSNETGVYTTAYRHKTKSDDLSCIRCHFAHGTEAKVMKDSLDRGMSDLTAVGGLYDGDAVNAEAYLLDTNPSSALKRYTGMAVCFGCHDTSIANDTTTLGNLGIGKPGIQSPGVKN, from the coding sequence ATGAGAAAGTTAAAAGCGAGTTTCTCACTAATCATTATGATTCTATTAGTGGGAATGTTTAGTGCAGTTGCTTTTGCTGCAGAAGGTCCTGGAGACCTAACAGTGAAACAAAATGCAGACAACACCCTTACATTAAACTGGAGTCCAATTGCAGCACCAAGCAACAATGCTTATTCATCTATCACGTATGATCTTACAATTACTGAGTACGGCGGTGCTGTAGTAGATACGCAAACAGCCTTAGCTGCAGCTACCCACACAACTGCTGTGTTAGACGCTGGAAAGAAATACACTTTAACTCTTACAGAAAATGCAACAGATTCTAAAAGTGTAGCTGTTACTGGAACAACTGAGATTGATTACAGTATGGCTGATTACAACTCAACTTTAGCAACTGGCGACGATGAAGATAATAATTTTTCAAACGCCAACCATACTGGTGCAAATGCAAATTTAAATACTGGTGCTATATCAGAATATAATGGTGTTAACAAAGCCCTTACAGGCCACCAAGTTCACGGTTCATACAAAAACAACACTAACTCTTGTGCAAGCTGTCACCAAACACATACAGGTAATGACACAATGTTATTGTTTAAAAATGGAACATACAGCACATGTTCTTCTTGTCATGACGGTACATTAGGAATTTACAACGTATTTGAAGCATCAAACGCAGGTACTTTCGGTGGTTCACATGACGGTAACATGTCCGTTCACTTATCAGATGGAGCAGTTGCTATCAAAGCTGCACCAGGAGGAAATTCTGCTGCAGCTACTGGCGCTTGGACTGGTGAATTCACTTGTGCAAGTTGCCATTCACCCCATGGATCTGATAATGTTCGTTTACTATCCAATAACCCTGGTGGTGTAGTAACTTCTAACGTAGCAGATATCGTAGATGCAATACCAGGAACAATCGATGCTGCTTCTCCTGCCTATCTTTGGGTTAAAGAAGCTGTTGTTGATGCTTCAAAATACCCTGGGTTAGTTGTAGGACAAAAAGTTGTTCAGCTTTATAAAAAGGTAGGAACTGATCCTACTTACTCTTATGATCCTTACTACAGCTGGGCAACAAAAGATCCTGTAATTTTTGGTAACTGGTTTACAAATAATACTGGATCATTGATTAGAGGAGGCGCAGACCTTGCATATTATTCCTCTTCAACTAACGTGTTCGCATATGTTGGTTCAGAGGGAAGTGCAGCCAAAGTATATGATACTAAACTTACAGGTGGAGGAATAGGTGAATTCACTTATGGTTTATCTGTATCAGCGCGTTTGGTTTCTCAAATAGCTCCAAATGGTGTAAACTATACAACAGTTGACAATAGAGCAGCTATTGATAAGGATTATGTTAATTATGTTATAGGAAATGGAACAAAAATGAGTACTTGGTGTACTTCATGCCATTCAGATTATCTGTCTACTACTCATAGTAATGAAACTGGCGTTTACACTACAGCATATCGCCACAAAACTAAATCAGATGACCTTTCTTGCATACGTTGTCACTTTGCTCATGGAACAGAAGCAAAAGTTATGAAAGACTCTTTAGATAGAGGAATGTCAGACTTAACAGCAGTTGGTGGTTTATACGATGGAGATGCTGTTAATGCTGAAGCTTACTTATTAGATACTAACCCATCTTCAGCATTAAAACGTTATACTGGTATGGCTGTATGTTTCGGTTGCCATGATACATCAATTGCAAACGATACAACAACATTAGGTAACCTTGGTATCGGAAAACCAGGAATTCAATCACCAGGAGTAAAAAATTAA
- a CDS encoding cytochrome c3 family protein: MAFWKKKYNFEPEQNPEGENPGGTGKKDGNNNMRETKKSLHRWKLLVVSLTGFIAFLGLIYGVITFTSTPTFCATCHEMAPEHVTFQKSAHNQIKCTQCHIKPGIGNLLIHKVESLKEVYSHIVGPPDPIVQTVAVLEENCKKCHTKNRLISATGDLIVNHKGHIEEGIPCITCHSGVVHAKVVERGINDSSTYDAWTMKNSDKLMGEQYEKPNMGTCIDCHDQVNEGKQPWKDISYSLPEKVQEKKTKEVGVGFKATAEMEAGVLERDIPENTQKIILQAIGQQKDNVKISMECFTCHQKINTPKNHDLEAWDQRHGDLALKGLDRCLKCHQDSKWIKRVEKQDIKTLLKVSKEKVVYKQDLSTVTAISRTNHFCRTCHINRPDDHLDRYTWLTDTHRNDSGTKEQRQNCYVCHDLKKPDEKTKDVSAPSDVYCEFCHKNGFVDEPL, translated from the coding sequence ATGGCTTTTTGGAAAAAGAAATATAATTTCGAGCCAGAACAGAATCCCGAGGGGGAGAATCCTGGTGGAACTGGAAAGAAAGACGGAAACAATAATATGAGAGAAACGAAGAAAAGTTTACACCGTTGGAAGCTACTTGTTGTTTCATTAACAGGATTTATCGCTTTTCTCGGTTTAATATATGGAGTCATTACCTTTACCTCCACTCCGACATTCTGTGCTACTTGTCATGAAATGGCCCCTGAACATGTGACCTTCCAAAAGAGTGCTCACAATCAAATCAAATGTACGCAGTGTCATATCAAACCTGGAATAGGAAATTTACTAATACATAAAGTGGAATCTTTAAAAGAAGTGTATTCTCATATTGTTGGACCACCTGATCCAATTGTGCAAACGGTTGCAGTTTTGGAAGAAAACTGCAAAAAGTGTCACACGAAAAATCGATTAATCTCAGCAACCGGAGATTTAATTGTCAATCACAAAGGACATATCGAAGAAGGGATTCCTTGCATTACCTGCCACAGCGGGGTCGTCCATGCAAAAGTGGTCGAACGTGGTATTAACGACTCCTCCACCTACGATGCTTGGACAATGAAAAACTCCGACAAGCTAATGGGGGAACAATACGAGAAACCCAACATGGGAACATGCATTGACTGTCACGACCAAGTTAACGAAGGCAAACAGCCGTGGAAGGATATTTCCTATAGCTTGCCGGAAAAAGTTCAAGAGAAGAAAACTAAAGAAGTAGGGGTGGGATTTAAGGCAACAGCAGAAATGGAAGCTGGGGTGCTTGAAAGAGACATTCCTGAAAATACCCAGAAGATCATCCTTCAAGCCATTGGCCAACAAAAAGATAACGTCAAAATTTCTATGGAATGCTTTACTTGCCATCAAAAGATCAACACACCTAAAAATCACGATCTAGAAGCATGGGATCAACGCCATGGGGACTTAGCATTAAAAGGCCTGGATAGATGCCTAAAATGTCATCAAGATTCAAAATGGATCAAGAGGGTAGAAAAACAAGACATAAAAACATTACTAAAAGTAAGTAAAGAAAAAGTTGTTTACAAACAAGACCTTAGCACGGTAACGGCAATATCTCGGACCAACCATTTCTGCAGAACTTGTCACATTAACAGACCAGATGATCACCTAGACCGTTACACATGGTTAACGGATACACACCGTAATGATTCAGGAACAAAGGAACAAAGACAAAACTGCTATGTATGTCACGACCTAAAAAAGCCTGATGAAAAAACCAAGGACGTCAGCGCTCCTTCTGATGTTTATTGTGAATTTTGCCACAAAAATGGGTTCGTGGATGAGCCACTTTAG
- a CDS encoding 6-bladed beta-propeller, whose amino-acid sequence MKKKTVYKWMGVIVALAIVFFAVIYFLNLQNDLNKVKKVVDRNGPPSFSRFIQGDFDNPLDKAMDVAKIGEFIYVTDTNHKQVQVFDSSGSPIFKFGKEGEGKGEFKFPYGITGDKKGNVYVADMYNGKISIFTQKGKFIKYFEEKDSTKVITTPAGLRIYDEKLYFTDIQQSKAYVFKLNGEKLLEISTGATQKERLNAPNAVTVDDNKNIYVSDSGNQQILVYDKKGKYLRKVNGSAGGKGNSIFVNPRGIGVTGDGKLYVVDNMSHYVYGFDEKGKKLFQFGGMGDGNEQFYLPNGLFIDDKEQFYITDTFNQRVAVYY is encoded by the coding sequence TTGAAGAAAAAAACTGTCTATAAATGGATGGGTGTTATCGTAGCTTTAGCGATAGTCTTCTTTGCAGTTATCTATTTTTTAAATCTACAAAATGACCTAAATAAGGTTAAAAAAGTTGTTGATCGTAATGGACCTCCTTCATTCAGTCGGTTCATTCAAGGGGATTTTGATAATCCTCTAGACAAAGCAATGGATGTTGCAAAAATTGGAGAATTTATTTATGTTACTGATACAAACCACAAACAAGTACAAGTTTTCGATTCTTCTGGATCCCCAATTTTTAAATTCGGAAAAGAGGGAGAAGGAAAAGGCGAATTTAAATTCCCATATGGTATAACTGGAGATAAAAAAGGGAATGTTTATGTCGCTGATATGTATAATGGGAAAATCTCCATTTTTACACAAAAAGGGAAATTCATTAAGTACTTTGAAGAAAAAGATTCTACTAAAGTAATTACGACACCTGCGGGACTAAGAATTTATGATGAAAAACTATATTTTACTGACATTCAGCAATCTAAAGCTTATGTTTTTAAACTAAATGGTGAAAAGTTACTAGAGATATCTACTGGTGCAACCCAGAAGGAACGATTAAATGCGCCAAATGCTGTGACAGTTGATGATAATAAAAATATTTATGTATCCGATTCTGGTAATCAACAAATTCTTGTATATGACAAAAAAGGGAAATACCTACGTAAAGTGAATGGCTCTGCTGGAGGAAAAGGGAATTCTATCTTTGTTAACCCGAGGGGGATAGGTGTTACTGGGGATGGAAAACTTTATGTTGTTGATAATATGAGTCATTACGTCTATGGTTTTGATGAAAAAGGCAAAAAGTTATTTCAGTTCGGTGGTATGGGAGATGGGAATGAACAATTCTATCTACCAAATGGACTCTTCATTGATGACAAAGAGCAATTTTATATAACTGATACATTTAATCAGAGAGTCGCAGTTTACTATTAA
- a CDS encoding tetratricopeptide repeat protein, protein MQSKVKSNAEEPTNGSDTSKPKKNDRFTWWQSLLILVLTLGICLTAGYYISDKYFWKDTDSMQIAERIKYYKDQVDQKPNDPKNRVQLGYSYFLKGDNDEAIKQYEVAKDLDKNYFDAYLNLSIVYDKENQTDNALEMASKAVKISPKDYKGYVLQGRSYRKLKMYDKANASLEEASKLMPANTDIIYEIGHVAEAQGNKKDAEKIYKEALSYDPLYKPALKGLERLTAKK, encoded by the coding sequence ATGCAAAGCAAAGTTAAATCAAACGCCGAGGAACCTACCAATGGATCCGATACATCTAAACCAAAGAAAAACGACCGATTCACATGGTGGCAATCTCTGCTTATTTTAGTGTTAACACTAGGTATTTGTTTAACTGCCGGGTATTACATCAGTGACAAATATTTTTGGAAAGATACAGATTCGATGCAAATTGCTGAAAGAATAAAATATTATAAGGACCAGGTTGATCAAAAACCAAATGATCCAAAAAACAGAGTTCAATTAGGATATTCCTACTTCCTAAAGGGCGATAACGACGAAGCAATCAAGCAATATGAAGTAGCAAAGGATCTTGATAAAAACTACTTTGACGCCTATCTTAATTTAAGTATTGTATATGATAAAGAAAATCAAACAGATAATGCATTAGAGATGGCTTCAAAGGCAGTAAAAATCTCACCGAAAGATTATAAAGGATATGTCCTACAGGGTAGAAGCTATCGAAAGCTAAAAATGTATGATAAAGCAAATGCTTCCTTAGAAGAAGCAAGTAAACTTATGCCAGCTAATACAGATATAATATACGAAATAGGACATGTTGCTGAGGCTCAAGGAAATAAAAAAGATGCAGAAAAAATATATAAAGAAGCTTTAAGCTACGACCCTCTGTATAAACCAGCACTTAAGGGCCTAGAACGGTTAACAGCCAAGAAATAG
- a CDS encoding NapC/NirT family cytochrome c, with protein MDSQQIEQPTPPKSQIKYKFFKIMTLTLFFITVFIALGYVGVETSSSSKFCSSCHEMKPEYYTWKASTHSEVDCVNCHISPGAKNYSKAKANGLLQVFKKETNTYTAPIQMPKDIPNSACEKCHDMKTRQTTPSGDLIIPHDKHIDKDIACIQCHSGVAHGKISERKVTFKTDYEKWDTSLGQSMMSDIKFTSPKMEKCMDCHEARDVSTACKTCHTTGMVPKSHKKATFKTETHGQSARKDVEKCHSCHQYMSDQEIKDMKEIPASQQFLSNGTVQEKSITAQLYAKENTFCKKCHSIRPPSHIKGFISMHGPLAKKDKEKCLTCHDYQNTGQKYISKINCSSCHPASHEGNTWRLTHPIELPVNQKVNQTCYTCHFQKNCSSCHKE; from the coding sequence ATGGATTCACAACAGATTGAACAGCCCACCCCTCCCAAAAGTCAAATTAAATACAAATTTTTTAAAATAATGACGCTTACCTTGTTTTTCATCACAGTCTTTATCGCGCTCGGGTACGTAGGAGTAGAAACCTCTTCAAGTTCGAAGTTCTGCTCCTCGTGCCATGAGATGAAGCCAGAGTATTACACGTGGAAAGCTTCTACTCATAGTGAAGTAGATTGTGTAAATTGCCATATTAGTCCTGGGGCAAAAAACTACTCAAAAGCAAAGGCAAATGGATTGTTGCAGGTATTCAAAAAAGAGACCAACACTTACACTGCACCAATCCAAATGCCAAAGGATATTCCAAACTCAGCTTGTGAAAAATGTCATGATATGAAAACAAGACAAACGACTCCATCGGGAGATTTGATTATCCCCCATGACAAGCATATTGATAAGGACATTGCATGTATCCAGTGTCACAGCGGTGTGGCACACGGGAAAATCTCCGAACGCAAAGTAACTTTTAAAACAGATTATGAAAAGTGGGACACATCCCTTGGGCAGTCAATGATGAGTGATATTAAATTCACAAGTCCTAAAATGGAAAAATGTATGGATTGTCATGAAGCTCGTGATGTATCTACAGCTTGTAAAACTTGTCATACGACGGGAATGGTGCCGAAATCGCACAAAAAGGCTACTTTTAAAACCGAAACACACGGACAATCAGCTAGAAAAGATGTAGAAAAGTGTCATAGCTGTCATCAATACATGTCCGATCAAGAGATCAAAGACATGAAGGAAATCCCAGCATCACAGCAATTTTTAAGTAACGGTACGGTGCAAGAAAAATCGATAACGGCACAGTTATATGCAAAGGAAAACACATTTTGTAAGAAGTGTCATTCGATAAGACCACCAAGCCATATTAAAGGGTTTATAAGTATGCATGGTCCACTCGCAAAGAAAGATAAAGAGAAATGTTTGACTTGCCATGATTATCAAAACACAGGTCAAAAATATATTTCAAAGATTAATTGTAGCAGCTGTCACCCAGCTTCACATGAAGGGAACACTTGGAGGTTAACACATCCAATCGAGTTGCCTGTTAATCAAAAAGTAAATCAAACTTGTTATACATGCCATTTCCAAAAAAATTGTTCTTCATGCCATAAGGAATAA